Proteins from a genomic interval of Arachis hypogaea cultivar Tifrunner chromosome 10, arahy.Tifrunner.gnm2.J5K5, whole genome shotgun sequence:
- the LOC112717604 gene encoding uncharacterized protein has translation MACPCCNDETSSIYLKHSHKTIYMDHRRFLPMNHPWRHNKRSFDGKTELRSPPQLLEGTTVFDILQEMDNSFGKKQKRSKNGLSNWKKRSIFFELPYWKYNMFRHNLDVMHIEKNIVDSIIGTLLDIPGKTKDHAASRFDLKDMGIRKNLQPKDTKDGKKTKLAKACFSMTPAEKTIFCGVIKGAKLPDESASNISRCVQQTEKKISGYKTHDAHFMLHYLLQVPIKSILPDHVAISLVRLCSFFRQVCQKVISLAEVANLEAEIAETLCQLERIFPPSFFDIMVHLPIHVANEVRLGGPVQYRWMYPVEWYMCTLKSYVRNRSRPEGSIAEGYLANECINLCSRYLHEDVQTRFNRVPRNNDECVSDEMRTPSLFPNKGCPLGGKMGNVFILDEESEAQGHAYILNNCDRIEVYMREHESQVNDSNPRRTKWEKAKDHSQQFSEWFKVRAMKKDVPGWAKELARGPNRVAKRFSGFVINGYRFHTRHRDARRKIQNSGVTLEALTPSFASVKDKNPIEAKVTYYGRIVDMFELDYYGQFKVVLFKCDWYTVAKDHFGLSYVYFNKKCYQEEPFVLASQVNQCFYVQDPYVSDKHYVMKTIPRDLFRISGDLESDSPTIYAREPCEPEIIPSLPNDNGEVDLVRNDLRATIIDMAPNMFAKQRCEEDEESEYDEYMEDVDSDSS, from the exons ATGGCTTGTCCGTGTTGTAATGATGAGACTTCTTCTATCTATTTGAAACATAGTCACAAGACTATTTATATGGATCATCGAAGATTTTTACCCATGAATCACCCGTGGAGGCATAATAAAAGATCTTTCGATGGAAAAACTGAACTTAGGTCTCCACCCCAGTTGTTAGAGGGAACAACTGTATTTGACATATTGCAAGAGATGGATAACTCTTTTGGGAAGAAGCAAAAGAGATCAAAGAATGGGCTATCAAACTGGAAAAAGCGGTCAATATTTTTTGAATTACCATATTGGAAGTACAACATGTTTAGACATAACCTTGAtgtcatgcacatagagaagaacaTAGTTGATAGCATAATAGGAACTCTATTGGATATTCCCGGAAAGACAAAAGATCATGCAGCTTCTCGTTTTGATCTTAAAGACATGGGTATCAGGAAAAACCTTCAGCCGAAAGATACGAAAGATGGAAAAAAAACTAAGTTAGCAAAGGCATGCTTCTCAATGACTCCAGCAGAGAAAACAATCTTTTGTGGTGTGATAAAAGGGGCAAAATTACCAGACGAAAGTGCTTCCAACATCTCTCGATGTGTGCaacaaacagaaaagaagatttcCGGTTACAAGACCCATGATGCTCATTTCATGTTACATTACTTGTTGCAAGTACCAATCAAGAGCATACTTCCTGACCATGTTGCCATCTCTCTAGTTCGATTATGCTCATTTTTCCGCCAAGTATGTCAGAAGGTAATTAGCCTAGCTGAGGTGGCAAACTTAGAAGCAGAGATTGCTGAGACGTTATGCCAACTCGAGAGGATTTTTCCTCCAAGCTTTTTTGACATAATGGTGCACTTGCCTATTCATGTGGCAAATGAAGTGAGGTTAGGTGGTCCAGTTCAATATCGTTGGATGTATCCTGTTGAATGGTATATGTGCACACTAAAATCGTATGTTCGTAACAGAAGTCGTCCAGAGGGGTCCATTGCTGAAGGCTATTTGGCTAATGAGTGTATAAACCTTTGCTCAAGATATTTGCATGAGGATGTTCAGACAAGATTCAATAGAGTCCCTCGAAATAATGATGAGTGTGTTTCAGATGAGATGCGAACTCCCAGTTTGTTTCCAAACAAAGGATGTCCCTTAGGTGGAAAAATGGGAAATGTGTTCATCTTAGATGAAGAATCAGAAGCACAAGGGCATGCATACATCCTGAACAACTGTGATAGGATCGAAGTCTACATGAG AGAGCATGAGAGTCAAGTTAATGATAGTAATCCACGCAGAACGAAGTGGGAGAAAGCCAAAGACCATAGTCAACAATTCTCAGAATGGTTTAAAGTTCGTGCCATGAAAAAAGATGTGCCTGGTTGGGCAAAAGAGTTGGCTAGAGGTCCAAATAGAGTTGCGAAAAGATTTTCAGGTTTTGTTATCAATGGGTATAGGTTCCATACAAGGCACCGTGATGCGAGACGTAAAATCCAAAATAGTGGTGTCACATTAGAAGCATTGACTCCTAGTTTTGCTAGTGTGAAAGATAAGAACCCAATTGAAGCAAAAGTAACCTACTATGGTAGAATAGTTGATATGTTTGAGTTAGATTATTATGGCCAATTTAAAGTAGTCCTATTTAAGTGTGACTGGTATACAGTTGCAAAAGACCACTTTGGTCTCTCATATgtgtatttcaataaaaaatgctaccaagaagaaccatttGTGTTAGCATCTCAAGTAAACCAATGCTTTTATGTACAAGACCCATATGTGAGTGACAAACACTATGTTATGAAAACAATTCCGAGAGATTTATTTAGAATAAGTGGCGACCTTGAGTCTGATTCCCCCACAATATATGCAAGGGAGCCATGTGAGCCTGAAATAATTCCAAGTCTTCCAAATGATAATGGCGAAGTTGATCTAGTGAGGAATGATCTACGAGCTACCATCATAGATATGGCTCCAAACATGTTTGCCAAGCAACGTTGTGAGGAAGACGAGGAAAGTGAATATGATGAGTACATGGAGGATGTTGATTCCGATTCATCTTGA